In Arachis hypogaea cultivar Tifrunner chromosome 17, arahy.Tifrunner.gnm2.J5K5, whole genome shotgun sequence, a single window of DNA contains:
- the LOC112766383 gene encoding aspartyl protease AED3: MGLKCATLILFFTMFVASSIAIDPCTSKPDEAGLTVIPIFGKCSPFDPPKPDSWAQTVINMASKDPARLKYLSTLVGQKSVVSAPIASGQAFNIGNYVVRVKIGTPGQLMFMVLDTSTDEAFVPCSGCVGCSATTFSPKDSTSYGPLDCSVPQCGQVRGLQCPSTGAGACAFNQSYAGSTFSATLVQDSLRLASDVVPGYSFGCVNAISGESIPAQGLLGLGRGPLSLLSQSGGLYSGVFSYCLPSFKSYYFSGSLKLGPVGQPKSIRTTPLLRNPHRPSLYYVNLTGISVGKVLVPVPSEYLAFDPNTGSGTIIDSGTVITRFVEPVYNAVRDEFRKQVGGTFSSLGAFDTCFVKTYENLAPTVTLHFTGLDLKLPLENSLIHSSAGSLACLAMAAAPSNVNSVLNVIANLQQQNLRILFDTINNKVGIARELCN, from the coding sequence ATGGGCCTCAAGTGCGCCACCTTAATCCTCTTTTTTACAATGTTTGTGGCAAGTAGCATTGCCATTGACCCATGCACCTCCAAGCCTGACGAAGCGGGCCTAACCGTGATACCCATCTTCGGCAAATGCTCACCATTTGACCCACCCAAGCCCGACTCATGGGCCCAAACGGTCATAAACATGGCATCCAAAGACCCAGCCCGTCTCAAGTACTTGTCCACACTAGTAGGCCAAAAGTCCGTTGTCTCCGCCCCAATCGCTTCGGGCCAGGCCTTCAACATTGGAAACTACGTGGTCCGTGTCAAGATCGGAACCCCGGGCCAGCTCATGTTCATGGTCTTGGACACCAGCACTGACGAGGCCTTCGTCCCGTGCTCTGGTTGCGTGGGCTGCTCCGCCACCACATTCTCCCCCAAAGACTCCACAAGTTACGGCCCATTGGACTGCTCAGTCCCGCAATGTGGCCAGGTCCGTGGGCTTCAGTGTCCCTCCACGGGCGCAGGCGCGTGTGCTTTCAACCAATCCTACGCGGGCTCCACATTTTCCGCCACGCTCGTCCAAGATTCACTCAGATTAGCCAGTGACGTAGTCCCGGGCTACTCATTCGGCTGCGTTAACGCAATCTCCGGCGAGTCCATTCCGGCCCAAGGGCTTCTGGGCCTGGGCCGTGGGCCTTTGTCTTTACTTTCGCAATCCGGCGGGCTCTACTCAGGTGTCTTCTCCTACTGCCTTCCCAGCTTCAAATCGTACTACTTCTCAGGGTCGCTCAAGCTTGGGCCCGTGGGGCAGCCCAAGAGTATCCGTACAACCCCACTTCTCCGAAACCCTCACAGGCCTTCCCTCTACTATGTGAACCTCACCGGAATAAGCGTGGGAAAGGTTCTCGTCCCTGTCCCCTCAGAGTACCTGGCTTTCGACCCGAACACCGGTTCCGGAACCATCATTGATTCCGGAACGGTGATAACCCGGTTCGTTGAGCCGGTGTACAATGCGGTGAGAGACGAGTTCAGGAAGCAGGTTGGTGGAACGTTCTCGAGCCTGGGAGCGTTTGACACGTGTTTCGTGAAGACGTACGAGAACTTGGCGCCAACGGTGACGCTTCACTTCACGGGGTTGGACCTGAAGCTTCCATTGGAGAACAGCTTGATACATAGTAGCGCTGGGTCGCTAGCTTGCCTTGCAATGGCGGCGGCTCCGAGTAATGTGAACTCTGTGCTGAACGTGATTGCCAACTTGCAGCAACAGAATCTTAGGATCTTGTTTGATACAATTAATAACAAGGTTGGGATAGCCCGTGAGCTTTGTAACTAa